TACCAAATGCTCCTAAATTTTTACTAGGATAAAAACTAAAACCACTGGCTAAACCAATACTTCCTGCGGTTTTGCCTTCCCTTTGGGCTAAATGAGCTTGGGCGCTATCTTCAAAGATGATTAAATGGTTACTTTGGGCAAAATCTTCTATCTGTTGAGGGGATACCATTTGCCCATATAAATGGACGGGAACAATCGCTTTTGTTTTTTCGGTGATGGCTTTTTGGGCTGATTCTAAATCAATTAAGGCGGTGTTAATATCACAATCTACTAAAACAGGTTTCGCCCCTGCTAATATCACCCCGATAACTGTAGCGATAAAGGTGTTCGCAGGAACAATCACCTCATCCCCTTCCATAATACCACAAGCTCTGAGTCCAAGGGCGATCGCATCGGTACCACTACCAACACCAATACCATATCTAACCCCACAAGCCTGTGCAAAATCTTTCTCAAACTTCCTAACTTCTTGACCTAAAATAAAATCCCCCCGTCGTATCACATCCCGTATTGCCCCATCAATATCCGCCAACAAAGGCTCGTTTTGCCAAGACAAATCAACAAAAGGAATATTAAGCAAATTACTATTCATCAAAGCCGTTAAAATATTTTGATTAATTAACTATTTATAACAAAAGATATTCATCTTCGATGAGTCAAATCAAGTATTGCTACGTAGCACAAATCATAAAAAAAACATATTTTCTTAACAAAACGTTATTGATCCCAAATATATTTAAAGACTATTTATTCTCCACTTTAACCCCAAATATATAGTGCAGATACAAAAACTAAGATCCAATATCAAAATCTTGCTAAAAAATAAAGAGTCATTAAAAATCATTAAGGAAAAGATTAATAAATATCATCATCCTTTATCTTGTCAAACGTACCACCCTTGTTTATGCTTATGTTAGATAAAATTTAAAATTCTGACAGCAAACTAAAATTATCGACAAAAATTAAACTCACTTTTTTTGTCTAAGGATATTTTCTTTCCCACAAAAAGGGATCGACCGTCCAAAAAAGTAGTACATAAAAACTACCATAAAGATAATTTTAACAAAAACAGAATAGGAGATAACAAAAACAAAAAATGTCAATTGCAGTAGGAATGATTGAAACCCTAGGGTTTCCCGCAGTAGTAGAAGCTGCTGATGCCATGGTGAAGGCCGCTCGTGTAACCCTTGTGGGTTATGAAAAAATCGGTAGTGGTCGTGTAACCGTAATTATTAGAGGAGACGTATCCGAGGTACAGGCTTCTGTAGCCGCTGGGATTGAAAGAGCCAATAGTGTAAATGGTGGAGAAGTATTATCTACCCATATTATTGCTCGTCCCCACGAAAACCTCGAATATGTCCTACCCATTCGCTATACCGAAGAAGTAGAGCAATTCCGTACTTACTAAAGACGAAATCTAAATTTAACTACCGCCCATAAGTAGTTTTAACTTATACATACAAAATCAAACAACATTAGGAAATATTAATTATGTCAATTGCAGTAGGAATGATCGAAACCTTGGGTTTCCCCGCAGTAGTAGAAGCCGCTGACTCCATGGTAAAAGCTGCCCGTGTAACCCTTGTGGGTTACGAAAAAATCGGTAGTGGTCGTGTAACCGTTATCGTTAGAGGAGACGTATCCGAAGTACAAGCCTCTATCGCTGCAGGTATCGAAGGTGCGAACAGAGTAAACGGTGGTCAGGTATTATCCACCCACATCATTGCTCGTCCCCACGAAAACCTCGAGTATGTACTACCTATCCGTTACACCGAGGAAGTTGAGCAGTTCCGTAGTTATTAATTTCTAATAGCTACCTACAAACATCATAGTGTCAGTCAAAACAAAAAAAAGTAACGATTATGTCAATTGCAGTAGGAATGATTGAAACCCTAGGGTTTCCCGCCGTGGTAGAAGCCGCCGATGCGATGGTGAAAGCCGCCCGTGTAACCCTTGTGGGTTATGAAAAAATCGGTAGTGGTCGTGTGACTGTTATCGTCAGAGGAGATGTATCCGAAGTACAAGCGTCAATTTCTGCGGGTATTGACAATGTAAAACGAGTAAATGGTGGTCAGGTATTATCTCACCATATCATCGCTCGTCCCCATGAAAACCTCGAATACGTCTTACCCATTCGTTATACCGAAGAAGTAGAACAGTTCAGAGAAAGCATCAACCCTCGTCCTTTAGGCAACAGAAGACCATAATTTTAGGTTAATCAAAGTGCAAATAGCTCAAGTGTGCGGTACCGTCGTTAGTAACCTTAAGTCCAGAAATTTGACTGGGGTAAAACTCCTTTTGGTTCAATTAGTCGATGCGGAGGGAAATCTTCTCCCCACCTATGAGGTGGCAGGGGATACCGTAGGCGCAGGAATTAATGAGTGGGTTTTAATTACTAGGGGTAGTGCGGCAAGAAAGGAGACAGGACAGGAAAATCGTCCTGTGGATGCCATGGTGGTAGGTATTATTGATACAGTGACAGTCGCATCAGGAATGCTTTACAGCAAAAAAGATGTAGAAAGAATGTATTAATCTGCTACCGTTTCCCTTTCTTAAATAAAATATCGAGGACAAGGAGACTAACTCACAATGGCTGGGGAATGGTTGACCTCTTTTGTCCTTTTTAAAGTTCGTAGTATAAAAAATGGAGGTTTTCATGCGCGTCCCTAAAATGGCAGCGCCCCCTACTCCTTGGTCCAAGGATTTGGCGGAGCCGAGGGTAGATGAAACTGCCTATGTGCATTCTTTTTCTAATTTAATTGGTGATGTGACGGTGGGTTCCCATGTGATGGTAGCCCCCGGCACTTCTATTCGTGCCGATGAGGGTACACCCTTTTATATTGGTGATGATAGCAATATTCAGGATGGGGTGGTAATTCATGGGTTAGAAAAAGGTCGAGTGAAGGGTGACGATGGCAAGGACTATTCTGTGTGGATTGGTAAGGAAACCTGTATTACTCATTTATGTTTAATCCATGGTCCTGCCTATGTGGGCAATAATTGTTTTATTGGATTCCGTTCCACGATTTTTAATGCCCGAGTTGGTGATGGTTGTATCGTAATGATGCACGCATTGATTCAGGATGTGGAAATTCCTCCGGGGAAATATATTCCTTCGGGGTCTATTATTACTAATCAACAACAAGCAGATCGTCTTCCTGATGTCCAGCCTGAAGATAAGGAGTTTGCGGCTCATGTGGTTCATGTTAATGAGGCTCTGGCGGAGGGTTATCTTTGCGCCCAAAATGATGCCTGTATGACCAATTATCGCACTCAGGCTGTTCCTAGTTCATCTAATCATAATAATAATCAAGATAATAATAGTTATCAATCAGTAACTAATATGAGTTTAAATACAGATATAGTTAATCAAGTTCGTTCTCTCCTCAGACAGGGGTATAAAATTGGAGTCGAATATGCCAGTGTACGTCGTTTTAGAACTAAGTCCTGGTTGACTGGTTCTATTAATGCAACCCAAGAAGCCCAAGTTTTGGCGGAGTTAGAAGGTTTTTTAAATGAACATCAAGGGGAGTATGTTCGTTTGATTGGGGTGGATACCCAAGCTAAGGCAAGGGTTGCGGAAATCATTATCCAGCGCCCTGATGATACTCCTGGACAGCCTTCTCGTTTAAATACTACCTCCGTGGCTCCTGCGGTGGCTAATGCGAGTAGTAACGGTGGTGCTTCTGTGGTGGCTGCCAATGGTACTGATATTAGTGGTGAAGTGCGATCGCTCATACAAGGCGGTTATAACATTGGGGTAGAACATGCAGATGTTCGTCGCTTTAAGGCAAAATCTTGGATTACTGCCCCTAGCATTACCACTAATTCTGTCAATGAAGCGGTGAAAACCCTACAGGGTTATCTCAAGGAGTTTGATGGAGAATATGTGCGTATTATTGGGGTTGATCCTCAAGCCAAAAAACGTGTTTCCCAAACTATTATCCAGCGCCCTGGGGAATCTGCGGCGGTAAGTGGTAATGGTGGTGGTGGTAGTTATACCCCCCGTAGCAACAATGGTAATGGTGCAGTAACTACCAGTTTGAGTTCTGAAGCAGTGGAGCAGGTACGCTCTTTGTTGGGTCAGGGTTATCAGATTGGCACTGAACACGCTGATATTCGTCATTTTAAGGCAAAATCTTGGAAGAGTTGCTCCCCCATCAAGGCAACCAATGAAAGGGATGTTATTACTGCCCTAGAGGGTTGTATGCAAGAACATGCTGGAGAGTATGTGCGCATGATTGGTATTGATACTGAGGCAAAACGCCGTGTGTTGGAGATGATGATTCAACGCCCTGGAGATAATCGTGAGCCTCAAACGGTGAAAACTTCTTCTAGTTCTAATGGTGCTAGTCGTCCTGCCTCCGTGGCTTCTTCTAATGGACGTAATGGTCATACCGTGAGCAGTCGTTTAGGGGATGATGTACTCAAACAGTTGCGATCGCTCCTATCCCAAGGTTATAAAATTGGCACTGAACACGCCACTGTAAGACGTTTTAAGGCTAAGTCTTGGCAGAGTTGTTCTCCTATCAATAGCACCAACGAATCTGAAGTTATCAGAGCCTTAGAAGGTTGTCTTCAAGATCATGATGGCGAATATGTCCGCATGATTGGTATTGATACAGATGCCAAAAAACGTGTGGCTGAGGCTATTATTCAGCGTCCATAATTGTCTTATTTC
The sequence above is a segment of the Cyanobacterium stanieri PCC 7202 genome. Coding sequences within it:
- a CDS encoding Glutamine--scyllo-inositol transaminase (PFAM: DegT/DnrJ/EryC1/StrS aminotransferase family~COGs: COG0399 pyridoxal phosphate-dependent enzyme apparently involved in regulation of cell wall biogenesis~InterPro IPR000653~KEGG: mar:MAE_37120 pyridoxal dependent aminotransferase~PFAM: DegT/DnrJ/EryC1/StrS aminotransferase~PRIAM: Glutamine--scyllo-inositol transaminase~SPTR: Predicted pyridoxal dependent aminotransferase), coding for MNSNLLNIPFVDLSWQNEPLLADIDGAIRDVIRRGDFILGQEVRKFEKDFAQACGVRYGIGVGSGTDAIALGLRACGIMEGDEVIVPANTFIATVIGVILAGAKPVLVDCDINTALIDLESAQKAITEKTKAIVPVHLYGQMVSPQQIEDFAQSNHLIIFEDSAQAHLAQREGKTAGSIGLASGFSFYPSKNLGAFGNGGMVVTDNEEIAQKVRSLRNYGAPKKYYHTDFGTNSRLNTVQGAVLNIKLPHLKKWNDWRNRAGAKYDQLLQPLAEYGITPIKNVVQGGHIYHLYVINIETSPQPIYDRNIIQNKLDEIGIQTGIHYPIPCHLQPAYEYLGYQKGDFPNAEILCDNILSLPMYPGIDDENLELVVKHLTDIVRNSD
- a CDS encoding microcompartments protein (PFAM: BMC domain~COGs: COG4577 Carbon dioxide concentrating mechanism/carboxysome shell protein~InterPro IPR020808:IPR000249~KEGG: mar:MAE_47940 carbon dioxide concentrating mechanism protein~PFAM: microcompartments protein~SPTR: Carbon dioxide concentrating mechanism protein) codes for the protein MSIAVGMIETLGFPAVVEAADAMVKAARVTLVGYEKIGSGRVTVIIRGDVSEVQASVAAGIERANSVNGGEVLSTHIIARPHENLEYVLPIRYTEEVEQFRTY
- a CDS encoding microcompartments protein (PFAM: BMC domain~COGs: COG4577 Carbon dioxide concentrating mechanism/carboxysome shell protein~InterPro IPR020808:IPR000249~KEGG: mar:MAE_47940 carbon dioxide concentrating mechanism protein~PFAM: microcompartments protein~SPTR: Carbon dioxide concentrating mechanism protein) encodes the protein MSIAVGMIETLGFPAVVEAADSMVKAARVTLVGYEKIGSGRVTVIVRGDVSEVQASIAAGIEGANRVNGGQVLSTHIIARPHENLEYVLPIRYTEEVEQFRSY
- a CDS encoding microcompartments protein (PFAM: BMC domain~COGs: COG4577 Carbon dioxide concentrating mechanism/carboxysome shell protein~InterPro IPR020808:IPR000249~KEGG: syp:SYNPCC7002_A1802 carbon dioxide concentrating mechanism protein~PFAM: microcompartments protein~SPTR: Carbon dioxide-concentrating mechanism protein ccmK), with the protein product MSIAVGMIETLGFPAVVEAADAMVKAARVTLVGYEKIGSGRVTVIVRGDVSEVQASISAGIDNVKRVNGGQVLSHHIIARPHENLEYVLPIRYTEEVEQFRESINPRPLGNRRP
- a CDS encoding Ethanolamine utilization protein EutN/carboxysome structural protein Ccml (PFAM: Ethanolamine utilisation protein EutN/carboxysome~COGs: COG4576 Carbon dioxide concentrating mechanism/carboxysome shell protein~InterPro IPR004992~KEGG: cyc:PCC7424_1370 ethanolamine utilization protein EutN/carboxysome structural protein CcmL~PFAM: Ethanolamine utilization protein EutN/carboxysome structural protein Ccml~SPTR: Ethanolamine utilization protein EutN/carboxysome structural protein Ccml) → MCGTVVSNLKSRNLTGVKLLLVQLVDAEGNLLPTYEVAGDTVGAGINEWVLITRGSAARKETGQENRPVDAMVVGIIDTVTVASGMLYSKKDVERMY
- a CDS encoding Carbonate dehydratase (PFAM: Ribulose bisphosphate carboxylase, small chain; Bacterial transferase hexapeptide (three repeats)~COGs: COG0663 Carbonic anhydrase/acetyltransferase isoleucine patch superfamily~InterPro IPR017156:IPR001451:IPR000894~KEGG: cyt:cce_4280 carbon dioxide concentrating mechanism protein~PFAM: ribulose bisphosphate carboxylase small chain; transferase hexapeptide repeat containing protein~PRIAM: Carbonate dehydratase~SPTR: Carbon dioxide concentrating mechanism protein), which translates into the protein MRVPKMAAPPTPWSKDLAEPRVDETAYVHSFSNLIGDVTVGSHVMVAPGTSIRADEGTPFYIGDDSNIQDGVVIHGLEKGRVKGDDGKDYSVWIGKETCITHLCLIHGPAYVGNNCFIGFRSTIFNARVGDGCIVMMHALIQDVEIPPGKYIPSGSIITNQQQADRLPDVQPEDKEFAAHVVHVNEALAEGYLCAQNDACMTNYRTQAVPSSSNHNNNQDNNSYQSVTNMSLNTDIVNQVRSLLRQGYKIGVEYASVRRFRTKSWLTGSINATQEAQVLAELEGFLNEHQGEYVRLIGVDTQAKARVAEIIIQRPDDTPGQPSRLNTTSVAPAVANASSNGGASVVAANGTDISGEVRSLIQGGYNIGVEHADVRRFKAKSWITAPSITTNSVNEAVKTLQGYLKEFDGEYVRIIGVDPQAKKRVSQTIIQRPGESAAVSGNGGGGSYTPRSNNGNGAVTTSLSSEAVEQVRSLLGQGYQIGTEHADIRHFKAKSWKSCSPIKATNERDVITALEGCMQEHAGEYVRMIGIDTEAKRRVLEMMIQRPGDNREPQTVKTSSSSNGASRPASVASSNGRNGHTVSSRLGDDVLKQLRSLLSQGYKIGTEHATVRRFKAKSWQSCSPINSTNESEVIRALEGCLQDHDGEYVRMIGIDTDAKKRVAEAIIQRP